One window of uncultured Trichococcus sp. genomic DNA carries:
- a CDS encoding HAMP domain-containing sensor histidine kinase — protein MKMKTSKKSLKIRLLTTVTLLLAAVFAFIYLVFNFFFTQYIETTAASLLAEARQNYIERPFDEDKKLEPEPASSDAAFVDEPREKNPEPHTAFSSSVQKTIISEDFEILFPQIQDTGFSEDDSLTNFVSGLESSDIALALTADGNLELEDNLYYYSIAPNAEEDGTYAVFFLNMSDLFVFEQNLNQILLIIMLIGLVTIATITYLLVSRITKPLQTLALFAKEIGEGNYQTIDEEFVDLELHELKTTMNETTKKLKLYDADQRTFFQNASHELRTPLQIIKTNAEGIEIGIIDDKKGAIAIKNETDKLGMLVEDILYLSRLETRSSDRLTSTNDLRETLAYTAERYASVSDQKNLQVLFDFQKDPVLFHYDERDFERAFQNLISNALRYAKGIIRLGCKEIDNRIMITIHNDGEPISKADLPHIFDRFYKGNKGVHGIGLSIVQSIVQTYGGRIEVMSSAKGTTFTIILPQQNK, from the coding sequence ATGAAGATGAAGACATCGAAAAAAAGTTTGAAGATCCGGCTTCTGACGACCGTCACCTTGTTGTTGGCGGCCGTCTTTGCCTTCATTTATCTGGTGTTCAATTTTTTCTTTACCCAGTACATCGAAACGACAGCGGCCTCATTGCTTGCCGAAGCGAGACAAAATTACATCGAGCGTCCCTTCGATGAGGACAAAAAATTGGAACCGGAACCCGCCTCATCGGATGCCGCTTTTGTGGATGAACCCCGGGAAAAAAATCCTGAACCGCATACGGCCTTCTCGTCCAGCGTCCAAAAGACGATCATTTCCGAAGATTTCGAAATACTGTTCCCGCAGATCCAGGACACCGGATTCAGTGAGGATGATTCCTTGACGAATTTCGTTTCCGGATTGGAAAGTTCCGACATCGCGCTGGCATTGACAGCCGATGGGAATTTGGAATTGGAGGATAATCTCTACTACTATTCCATCGCTCCCAACGCCGAGGAGGACGGGACCTATGCGGTATTCTTCCTGAACATGTCTGATCTGTTCGTTTTCGAGCAGAATCTGAATCAGATCCTTTTGATCATCATGCTGATTGGGCTGGTGACCATCGCCACCATCACCTACCTGCTCGTTTCAAGAATCACGAAACCTTTGCAGACGCTGGCTTTGTTCGCGAAAGAGATCGGTGAAGGGAACTATCAGACGATCGACGAGGAATTCGTCGACCTGGAACTACATGAACTGAAGACGACCATGAACGAGACCACCAAAAAACTCAAGCTGTACGACGCCGATCAGCGCACATTCTTCCAGAACGCTTCCCATGAATTGCGGACACCGTTGCAGATCATCAAGACAAACGCGGAAGGCATCGAAATCGGCATCATCGATGACAAAAAAGGCGCCATCGCGATAAAAAATGAGACCGACAAACTGGGGATGCTCGTGGAGGATATCCTCTATCTGTCGCGTCTGGAGACCCGTTCATCGGACCGGCTGACCAGTACAAATGACCTCCGCGAGACATTGGCCTATACCGCCGAACGCTACGCCAGTGTCAGTGATCAAAAAAATCTGCAAGTGCTGTTCGACTTCCAGAAGGATCCTGTCCTGTTCCATTATGATGAACGGGATTTCGAACGGGCCTTCCAGAATCTCATCTCCAACGCCCTGCGTTACGCAAAAGGCATCATCCGTTTGGGCTGCAAGGAGATAGACAACCGGATCATGATCACCATCCACAATGATGGCGAACCGATTTCCAAGGCAGACCTGCCGCATATTTTCGACCGCTTCTACAAAGGTAACAAAGGCGTGCACGGCATCGGGCTCTCCATCGTCCAATCGATTGTGCAGACTTACGGCGGACGCATCGAAGTCATGTCCTCCGCAAAAGGAACAACTTTCACAATCATCCTGCCACAACAAAACAAATAA
- a CDS encoding polyphosphate polymerase domain-containing protein, with the protein MSEICYRNEFKHEISQKNKVILTSRLRKFLKHDENSVGNSYSIRSLYFDTLYDDAYWDKEDGRSYREKFRIRYYNNDASFIRLEKKVKDGAVGYKQSACITKEMTEQLIQKKYDCLADASHPLLQEFYAKCKSQCMEPKVIITYEREAFAYGPGNTRITLDFDMHASTQVSSFFHDGRIGIREPGIDCVLEVKFDNYLPEWIQSLVQTEETNSTSHSKYVIGRHLNQI; encoded by the coding sequence ATGAGCGAAATATGCTACCGAAACGAATTCAAACACGAAATTTCCCAAAAAAACAAAGTCATCCTCACAAGTCGGCTGAGAAAGTTCCTGAAACATGACGAGAATTCAGTAGGCAACAGCTACAGCATCAGGAGTCTCTATTTTGACACCCTTTATGATGATGCCTATTGGGACAAAGAGGATGGCCGAAGCTACCGCGAAAAATTCCGGATCCGTTATTACAACAATGACGCTTCCTTTATCCGTCTGGAGAAAAAAGTCAAGGACGGCGCAGTCGGTTATAAACAGAGCGCCTGCATCACGAAAGAAATGACCGAACAGCTTATCCAAAAAAAATATGACTGCCTTGCTGATGCCAGCCATCCTTTGCTGCAGGAATTCTATGCCAAGTGCAAAAGCCAATGCATGGAACCGAAAGTGATCATCACTTACGAACGGGAAGCCTTCGCCTATGGCCCCGGGAACACGCGCATCACACTGGATTTTGATATGCACGCCAGCACGCAAGTATCCTCTTTCTTCCATGATGGCCGTATCGGAATAAGGGAGCCCGGGATCGACTGCGTGCTGGAAGTCAAATTCGACAACTATCTGCCGGAATGGATCCAAAGTCTGGTGCAGACAGAAGAGACCAACAGCACCTCGCACTCAAAATACGTCATCGGAAGACACCTAAACCAAATTTAA
- a CDS encoding DUF4956 domain-containing protein, translating to MTTFTDILKNSFLEETADFSITAASVSLLSALFIGLFIFFIYKKTYAGVMYSKPFNTSLVLLSVLTTFVILAVTSNVVLSLGMVGALSIVRFRTAIKEPLDLVFLFWSISVGIILGAGLYSLAFLGSAFITVILLVLTGKVDSSAPYILMLQLENENAELKATEIIKNRFGKVIVKSKSITDGQPELIYEVKVKNNETSFMNELSAIEGVQNATLVSYNGNQAG from the coding sequence ATGACAACATTTACAGATATCTTAAAAAACAGCTTTTTGGAGGAAACGGCCGACTTTTCCATCACGGCGGCTTCGGTTTCGCTGCTGTCGGCGCTCTTCATCGGCCTGTTCATCTTCTTCATCTATAAAAAAACCTATGCCGGCGTCATGTATTCGAAACCCTTCAACACGTCGTTGGTCCTATTGTCGGTACTGACGACTTTCGTCATCCTGGCCGTAACTTCCAACGTTGTGCTTTCCCTAGGTATGGTCGGTGCCCTTTCCATCGTCCGCTTCCGAACAGCCATCAAGGAACCGCTTGACCTGGTCTTCCTTTTCTGGTCGATCAGCGTCGGCATCATCCTGGGAGCTGGCTTGTATTCTCTGGCTTTCCTCGGATCGGCTTTCATCACTGTCATCCTGCTCGTACTGACAGGAAAGGTCGATTCTTCGGCCCCTTACATCTTGATGCTGCAGTTGGAGAATGAGAACGCCGAATTAAAGGCTACCGAAATCATCAAAAACCGCTTCGGCAAAGTCATCGTAAAATCCAAGAGCATCACGGACGGTCAACCGGAATTGATCTATGAAGTAAAAGTCAAAAACAACGAAACAAGCTTCATGAATGAATTGAGCGCCATCGAAGGCGTCCAGAACGCCACATTGGTCAGCTACAACGGCAACCAAGCAGGCTAG
- a CDS encoding carbohydrate-binding domain-containing protein: MKNTIMNLKNRPLTQILTLTGSLALLTACSTEASTTTASSDGSTTEATVASTLVSDSSYSASNSTAISFSDQTITVDGSGAAADGSILTITQPGTYILSGTLSEGQVRVETVDEADVQIVLDGATITNSTGAAIFVKSANSATITLAEGTTNTLSDGETYTFEDSEDEPDATLFSKSDLILNGTGTLVVDANYAHAIKGKDDVTIAEGTYDITSVGDAIKGSDSLFISSGTFTIDAGGDGLQSTNEEEEGKGTLTIESGTFAITAASDGIQAATDLQILGGDFTITTGGGSANSSTESTAWGTWAAPAAEAATTTTEESTSAKGLKATGSLVISGGTFVLNTSDDALHTNDTIQITGGDFTIASGDDGIHADNTLTIDDGTININQSYEGIEATEITLNGGDITLTTSDDGINAAGGNDASAVSGRPGENTFTSTAEGAGLLTINGGTLVVNASGDGLDSNGSIEMNGGTVIVNGPTDSMNGTLDYDSSFNINGGTLIGVGSSGMAMSPSSTSAQSFLFTSSLPLAADEAIQITGPDGEVIMTFEASKTAQSLVFSSPDLVNGSAYTITTGGTVSGDSTTGSYEDTSFSGGSSTVEVSATTEASGGQMGGMGGNAMPISGASVK, translated from the coding sequence ATGAAAAATACTATAATGAACTTAAAGAACAGACCCCTTACGCAAATCCTCACCCTGACAGGCAGCCTTGCCTTACTGACAGCTTGCTCTACTGAAGCGAGCACCACTACAGCATCCAGCGACGGCTCGACCACTGAGGCGACCGTTGCATCCACCCTTGTATCAGACTCCAGTTATTCAGCAAGCAACAGCACAGCCATCAGTTTTTCCGATCAAACCATCACAGTCGACGGATCCGGAGCCGCTGCTGACGGCTCCATCCTGACCATCACGCAACCAGGCACATATATCCTCAGCGGAACCCTGAGCGAAGGCCAAGTCCGTGTCGAAACAGTCGATGAAGCTGATGTCCAGATCGTTCTCGATGGAGCTACGATTACGAATTCCACAGGAGCCGCAATCTTCGTGAAAAGCGCCAACTCCGCGACCATAACCTTGGCTGAAGGAACGACCAATACTTTAAGCGACGGAGAAACCTATACCTTCGAAGACAGTGAAGACGAACCGGATGCGACCCTGTTCAGCAAATCCGACCTCATCCTGAACGGAACGGGAACGTTGGTCGTCGATGCCAATTATGCTCACGCAATCAAAGGTAAAGATGATGTGACCATCGCAGAAGGTACCTATGACATCACTTCTGTAGGCGACGCAATCAAAGGCAGCGATTCGCTCTTCATCAGCTCCGGTACTTTCACGATTGATGCGGGCGGAGACGGACTGCAGTCCACAAACGAGGAGGAAGAGGGCAAAGGAACCTTGACGATCGAATCCGGCACCTTCGCGATCACGGCAGCCTCTGACGGCATCCAAGCCGCAACCGATCTACAGATCCTTGGTGGCGACTTTACGATCACAACCGGCGGCGGCAGCGCGAACAGCAGTACCGAGAGCACTGCTTGGGGAACATGGGCAGCACCTGCTGCAGAAGCAGCCACCACTACCACCGAGGAATCAACCAGCGCCAAAGGTTTGAAAGCGACAGGCTCATTAGTGATTTCCGGCGGCACCTTCGTCTTGAATACATCCGATGATGCGCTCCATACCAATGACACGATCCAAATCACAGGCGGCGATTTCACGATCGCATCCGGGGATGATGGCATCCACGCCGACAACACCTTGACAATCGATGACGGAACCATTAATATCAATCAAAGTTATGAAGGAATCGAGGCTACAGAAATCACTCTGAATGGCGGAGACATCACTTTGACTACCTCAGATGATGGCATCAATGCCGCAGGCGGAAACGATGCGTCAGCCGTCAGCGGACGCCCTGGCGAAAACACGTTCACATCAACTGCAGAAGGAGCAGGACTCTTGACCATCAACGGCGGCACACTGGTGGTAAACGCGAGCGGCGACGGCCTCGACAGCAATGGCAGCATCGAAATGAACGGTGGCACCGTGATCGTCAACGGCCCGACCGACAGCATGAACGGTACCTTGGATTACGACAGCTCATTCAACATCAACGGCGGTACCCTGATCGGGGTCGGCAGTTCCGGAATGGCGATGAGCCCTTCTTCGACTTCCGCACAAAGCTTCCTGTTCACGTCTTCACTCCCATTGGCTGCGGATGAAGCCATCCAGATCACCGGTCCGGACGGAGAAGTGATCATGACTTTCGAAGCTTCGAAAACGGCCCAGTCCTTGGTATTCTCCAGTCCTGACTTGGTAAACGGCTCTGCATACACTATCACAACCGGTGGCACAGTATCCGGCGACTCCACTACCGGCAGCTACGAAGATACGTCCTTCAGCGGCGGTTCATCCACAGTTGAGGTCAGCGCAACAACCGAAGCAAGCGGCGGACAAATGGGCGGCATGGGCGGCAACGCAATGCCAATATCCGGTGCTTCCGTGAAATAA
- a CDS encoding serine hydrolase — MKKRKKLKKKYALFLSTLFLAGCVTFLLWDLAKSQEGESSASTQTLMMDVAYEIDELQAADEDSASEANAILQSSTILSPSGEDLAAGLAELNAAYPDQLGFVLINEQTGEAVTTNESRIFTSASLYKLFLTYAILVKVDAGVLSLQDQMADGATIDDYLTSTITVSANEPAKELAYLIGWENIETFIHDQGFVSTSFNPYPESDGVYYNGDLETTPAEVAYLLERLLDGELLSESSTAYFLGLLGDQQLVYALNTGLTDEVTFAHKTGLLDDVSHDAGVLSMDGQNYIVAVLTDGWLNATDDAAPVFEGIGSAVMTYLYAQ; from the coding sequence ATGAAAAAAAGAAAAAAACTAAAGAAAAAATATGCACTTTTCCTGTCCACCCTGTTCCTTGCAGGCTGCGTCACGTTCCTACTGTGGGATTTGGCAAAATCCCAAGAAGGAGAAAGTTCCGCATCAACGCAGACCTTGATGATGGATGTCGCGTACGAGATTGATGAACTGCAGGCAGCAGATGAAGACAGTGCGTCAGAAGCGAATGCGATTCTCCAGAGCAGCACCATTTTGTCCCCTTCAGGCGAGGATTTGGCAGCGGGTTTGGCTGAGCTGAATGCAGCCTATCCTGACCAGCTTGGCTTTGTCCTCATCAACGAGCAGACCGGAGAAGCCGTCACGACCAATGAGTCCCGCATCTTCACAAGCGCTAGCCTTTACAAATTGTTTCTGACATATGCTATCCTTGTAAAGGTCGATGCGGGTGTACTCTCCTTGCAGGATCAGATGGCGGACGGGGCAACGATCGATGATTACCTGACCAGCACCATCACCGTTTCGGCAAATGAACCCGCAAAGGAACTCGCATACTTGATCGGATGGGAAAATATCGAAACTTTCATCCATGATCAGGGATTCGTTTCCACGAGCTTCAACCCCTATCCGGAATCCGACGGCGTCTATTACAACGGCGACCTGGAAACAACTCCAGCCGAAGTGGCCTACTTGTTGGAGCGCCTGTTGGACGGCGAATTGCTTTCAGAATCCAGCACAGCGTACTTTTTGGGCCTCTTGGGCGATCAGCAACTCGTCTATGCACTGAACACAGGCCTTACCGATGAAGTAACCTTTGCTCACAAAACCGGCTTGTTGGATGACGTATCCCATGACGCGGGCGTCCTGTCGATGGATGGTCAGAATTATATCGTAGCCGTCTTGACGGATGGTTGGCTAAACGCGACTGATGACGCCGCGCCGGTATTCGAGGGAATTGGCTCGGCCGTAATGACTTACCTGTATGCACAATAA